The following nucleotide sequence is from Labeo rohita strain BAU-BD-2019 chromosome 3, IGBB_LRoh.1.0, whole genome shotgun sequence.
AATACTCAAATCAGAAACACTTTCTATCAGCATCTGTCAAGCAAATTATACAATGCAAtcatattaataacattacCCTCAGAATGGCCTGAACTGTCTGCAGAGGATACGTTGCAGTTGTTGCGATGGCTTTAGCGATGGCACCGATGAGAAAGATCTCAAATGACGATATCTGGCCATGAAGACAAAACTCGTTAGTTATTCCACTAATTCACAAATGAATGATGTCAATATTTAGTCTCTCACCTTCCTGCCTCCACGTCCCGCCCTTCGTTTCATGGCCTCGTAGAACATGAATTGCACAGCGGGGTTAAACACCAGCACGAGAGACGGCAGTGTCCCGTTCCACAGCGTTCCCACTCCCTCGTTGGCTATAATCTGGGAGAAGGCATCTTTGAAAGCAAAACAACAAGACGGTGTAAATCACTGCAGACAAAACAGAcctattgttttaataaagtgTGGTCACATTTGCTGTAGTTTGGACATTTTTTAGTCATTTCTCCACACAGATTTCATAACAGGTTCAAGCTGGTCTATGGCATAGTGACCAGTCCACTTGCATcatgacttttttcccccccttaGGTGAgcattaactttaaaaaaaattctacaacCCACtccttaatttttctttaattactGTGGTGTTCTAACAATAAGTGGACTGAGTTAGAATATCACAAAAGATGCAATCAGATCAGGCTCTAGATTAGGGAGGATGATTTTTCAGCTGTTGATTTGAAATGTGCTTCACTACTAAATGACTTGACTGAATGTTGGTTTGTAGTTTATACCTCATGAGATAAATGAGTGTGTAAGTGGTTCTGACCAAATATTCCCTTATAGTGGGTCTGATGGAGCTCTTCGTTCCTGAACTTTGCCCCCTGAAGCTTCAGTCGTGTGTTTACCACCCACATGGGGGTCGTCAGGAGCACGTTAACAGCTCCTAAATGACATAAAACAGGAAGAAATGAGTGGACATTATCATCTAGGGTTTttcaatgtcaaaataaaagtaacaataaagcagggttaatttcattaactgaaactattaaaacgtttttgttagttgaaataaaaccaaaactaaaattacTTCAGTTAATTGCCACATCAATGTTTCTAATTTCTGTTTGATTTAAGTTGAAACACTATATTTGactatataaattattaactgaaattaacaGACTACAACTGAAACtgaattaaacaataaattaaacctaactagtattatttaaagaaaccaaaaactaaacacaaaagcacatcaaaatttcataaaactaaactttaaccaaaattaaaacaagaactgaaatattaaaaagaaaagcgaattcaaaatattaataaaaacagtatataaataatactaaaaaagtaCTAAATAACACTGCAATAAAGAccccacccagaacaccttagtaatcgccaaaaaaatgcagaggaaattgtgaaatatactaCTAACACTAAAATACactaagatgtttttttaaagaagtctcttctgttcaccaagcctgtatttatctgatccaaagtacagcaaaagcagtaaaattttacaataactgctttctttttgaatatattttaaaaggtaatttattcctgtgatcaaagctacattttcagcatcattacttcagtcttcaaaagtgatgataaagacatgtataacattacaaaagatttctatgtcagagaaatgctgttcttatgaactttttatttctttaccgaaacctgaaaaaaattctactcagctgttttcaacaaaataataataaaaaatgttttttgagcagcaaatcagcatattagaatgatttctgaaggatcatgtgactggagtagtgatgctgaaaattcagcttcgaaatcacaggaataaattacattttaaaatagattcaaatagaaaacagttattttaaatagtaaaaatatttcaaaattttactgcttttgctgtactttggatcaaataaatgcaggcttgttgagcagaagagacttctttaaaaaacattaaaaatcttactgttcaaaaacttttgactggttgtgtacaTCGTGAAGAGTGTTCAGCGCAGCACAATTTATATACCTGATATGAAGCCCATAAGCAAATCTTTGCTGGGCTTGGACCGGTCTGAGACCATCACTCTCTTCAATGTGTTGAATGTGTAGAAGTACACAAAGTTAGAGCAGCACAGGCTAGAAATGACAGGAAACCAGCCACGATACAGAGATAATCTGAAACACAATCAAACGGCATCATTACATAAGCACCCTGGCGTAGCCAACTCAAATCCATTTCATTATTTGCATTTCTTTCAAAcccaatatgtaatataaattgtGCAGTAGTGCCTACAGATTCACTCACtcaatatttaacaatatgcAAAGCTGCAAAGATTACTTGCAAACCAGGTTACttattttaggtaatgtattctgactactttttagatAACTTTTAGGTTACTTTTAATctaacttgttttaaacttacaattgtgaccctgaaccacaaaaccagtcataagtagcatgggtatatttgcagcaatagccaaaaatacattgtatggatcaaaatgatcgatttctcttttgccaaaaatcattaggatagtaaagatcatgttccatgaagatattttgtaaattttctaccataaatatatcaaaagtttttttaattaataatatgcattgctaagaaattcatttgcacaactttaaaggcgattcactcagaattttgatttttttgcaccccttagattctagatttttaaatagttgtttctctgccaaatactgtcctatcctaacaaatatttattcagctttcagatgatgtatctTCTTACtcttattactgttttttatggcccagggtcacattcaTTTACCTGCAGTAAGAGTGACCATTgctaaattattgaaatattaactttttaagaaatatttcaaggATATATCTAATGTCAAAGAAGTACAGCTGACAAAAAATCTTTGGAAATCGATGCATTACATGaacaaacattattaaacacgaaattaacaattaaatgaCCAAAGTCTTTTagatctgaattttttttaaggtcACTCTAGATATAATCAATACAAGGAAGAATTAaggagaatcaataaattatgactaATTAATTGctattgtttacataatatgcaaTCCATAAAacagtaactgtaatctgattataagcattataaaatataagataCTCTAATTATACTTGATTTTtataatctgattatgtaatccagataCTGCCCAGCTTTGACAATGTGCAGTATGTGGTATttgcaatataataaataagtaatttgGTGTTTTTGCGCTGATGTTTTAAATGTCCCTTATGTTATCTCTCAGGATGTCACGCTGTGTCATGCACACTGAACTGTAACTTACATGCCCTCTTCCTTCGCTATCTCAGCCAGAATGACAGGGGTGGACTGGGACTTACGGTTTTCATCCACTGaaacaaatgacaaatgaaaaaTTGACATGACTTTCCCATGTGTCCTGCAGTGGCATATGCTATGCTTCATCTAAAACCATGACCTATGACCTTGTGTTAACCGACAGACTACATGCAACATTTATACTTAACCCTGTAAAGCCTAACAAAAGAAATAATTAATACAGAACAATTTATTGAGTctttagacaaaatattaaaaaaaatgcgtTATGTTTTGTATAATATGTGATGCATCAGGAATTAACTTACATTagatatactttatttatttaacaaatcatTAGATTTCACACCAAAAAGATGAACCACATGAAACACAACGTAAATGAAGATGTTTTTCAAATTCTTCTAAAAGGCAGTTTACttgctaaaaatgtataaactatCAATCAGATGACAGAAGGCATGCAGTAAACTCTGTAGAACAGGTTTTTCAACAAGTTTTGAAATATGCAATCTGTTGCACAGCATTGCACAAATTTGAAAAAGCCACACAGGGTTCCCAAATCTTCATTCACCAATGACTTTACATGTCCAGTTTTTGTGATACTggacaaaatgttttaagatCATTTTATAGAGATTGCATACATAATTTCAAgctgcattaatattttaaagaacagctaattttatttaactaaaaacTGCCATGACattactatttaatttattttctagaattaatttaatcttaactgtacaacatatttaaaaaataataatcattaaactACATACCagtaaatctatatatatatttgcatttagacatttagcagatgcttttatccaaagtgacttacaaaagaggacaatggaaacaatcaaaatcaaaagagcaataacatgtaagtgctatgacaagtctcagttagcctaacgcagtacacatagcaaaggttttttttttaaattatataataaataaaaagaaaacagaatagaaaaacaaaaaagcaagctagtgttagaggccttacaaaagaacagagaagctagtgttctttttttattttttaagaaaaatatatactgaataCAAATTTTCCAGTCCAGcacaaaatacactaccagtcaaaagttttagaacagtaagagttttaatgtttttttagaagaagtcacttctgctcaccaagcctgcatttatttgatctaaagtacagcaaaaacagtaaaattttgaaatatttttactatttaaaataatggatttccatttaaatatactttaaaatgtaatttattcctgtgatttcaaagctgaatttttagcatcattactctttcagaaatcattctaatgttccgatttactgctcaaaaaaacatttactattattattatgagtaGAATAATTacgttaaaaacagctgagtagaatttttcaagtttctttgattaatagaaagttcagaagaatagcatttatctaaaatagaaatctattgtaacattatgaatgtatttatcataacttttgatcaatttaaagcaacctcgctaaatagaagtattcatttctttctcaaaaaaattatactgactccaagcttttgaatggtatagtgtataatgttacaaaagcttttttcttcatataagtgctgatctttggatctttctattcatcaatccTGATAAAATGTACTCgactgttttaaatatcgataataataataataatactaataataataacaataataaatttttcttgaacagcaaatctgcatattttcatgatttctgaaggattatgtgagactgaagactggagtaatgatgctgaaaatttagttttaaattatattttaaaatatattcacatagaaagctgttattttaaacatttatttgatccaaactgtactttggatcaaataaatgcaggcttggtgagcagaagagacttttttaaaaaacaataaaaatcttctTACTGGTGGTGTAAATGCTTAATCACTCACCCTGAAGTCTGATCCTGGCTGTGTCCAGAGGGAAAAACACTGTCATTGCTGTAACACTGCCCTACAAGGCAATAAAACACAGTTTAGCAAACACCCCttagaatattaatatattattggAAAAGACACTAAAGCAAAATGGGCTACAATTATTTTGGCTCGTGTTTGCTCACCATTGCACCTGCCACAGCATGCACCAGTGTTTCATATGACAGCAGGCCGACTGAGCTGCTGCTGTCTGACATTTCTATTACACACACTCCCTGTCTCTTTAGTCTAAAAAATGATAACTATGTCTTGTCTTTACGCAAATTAGCTGACAGTCACAACGAATTATTCCCGGCCTAATTCATATTCATTACTTGCTGACGACTGAATCACAACTTCCGTATTCAAAACAGTCGCTTCTTTGTGGTGATTATTCTCGATGCCGCTGCACTTCACCGCCTCTAGCGGCGGGATGATGCATGAGCCGTTGGACTGGATATTAATATACAGAAtgaaagtataatttattcatgtgatatAAAGCCGAATTTCCAGCTGAATttttattccagtcttcagtgtcacatgatctttcagacatcattctaatattatgatttgctgctcaagcaACATTTATTATCTAAAAAGATCCAGATTTGAcaccacacacaaaaaaaaaaaaaaaaaaaaaaaaaaaaaacatgaacgaTTATTAACATGACAACAAGACAGTCTGAATTGGAAAACTGGCAATTTTGTAAATCTTGGTACCCTTATGAATCAAAAATATGTGGAATATACtggaaaaataatgtcatatattaaaacatttctatatATTGGAACCTGGCACTTTATTAAAAGagtatgattttaaatgttttttttgttgttttttttttgtttttttaagaaatctcttctgttcaccaagcctgcatttatttgatccaaagtatggcaaaaacagtacaattttgaaatatttttactttttaaaataactgttttcttttttaatatattttaaaatgtaatttattcctgtgatttcaaagcggattttttagcatcattactccagtcacatgatccttcagaaatcattctaatattctgatttgctgctcaaaaaacatttattattattattattatgttgaaaacagctgagtagatttttttcaggtttatttgatgaatagaaagttcagaagaacagcatttatctgaaacagaaatccaatgtaacattataaatgtctttatcatcacttttgatcaatttaaagcattgttgctaaataaaggtattaatttccacaaatttaaaaacaaaaaaaaatatatatatatatatatatatagcttacCGTACCAgtaagcttggagtcagtgtatatatatacatatatatatatatagtgtataatgttacaaaagctttttattttagataaatgctgatctttggatctttttattcatcaaagaatcctgaaaataaactcaactgttttaaatattgatgataataataatattaataataataataaaggtttcttgagcagtaaatccgcatatcagaatgatttctgaaggatcatgtgacattaaagactgcagtaatgatgctgaaaattcagctttgatcacaggaaaaaaatacattttaaaatatattcaaatagaaagcagttttttaaatggtaaaaatatttcaaaattttactgtttttgctgtactttggatcaaataaatgcaggcttggtgaggagaagagacttatttcaaaaacattaaaaatcggaATATGAAAATATGGTATGGAAATATGTGCGATGTTATATACGCAAAAAGGTCTTTACtgacaaaaaatattgaaattttaGGATTTTAGGACAATTGGACTTTTGACATCCTTGAAATCATGGCAACATAATGggtgaaaaatgaaaactgacttTTATAACTTAACAGacttacacacactcacacatgtaTATCTATGTGTTTTAAAGTGcattactaaatataaaatatacgtAAATACATTATTGCATAAgcctattattttaatctatcAAAAGCAATTGCTTAATATATTAGTctgtatattttcaatattcaGCAATTACAAAATTCTATATTGAGTCTTTGTGTAAGGTTATATACCTACTCATGATAACCACTTCCGTGTTGCTCTGGCATGAAAAACTGCACTTTGCACtcttatataatattgtataagACATGGTAGTACATGCTAAGCTTATTGTCCTACTCCTCACTAACACATAAACATACTATGTTAATCAGGGGAAATGTGGCTTATCAACACAATAACAGAACAAAGACAACCCAGCAGGCACCGGATGTCGATAACGTCAGGTTGACGTTGGAAAATCAGGTTGGCGCCAGTATTTGATGTCAATCTGATGTTGACTTAACGctggattttggttacacaacctaaaaacaacaacaacaaaaaatcaacATCAGCTGACTTCAATTTAACATTGACAGTAGATGTTGAATTgacattgaattttggtcacccGATCTCACAACCAAAATATGCCTGAAGGGGaatgatgggaaaaaaaaactacag
It contains:
- the LOC127163018 gene encoding peroxisomal membrane protein PMP34, which codes for MSDSSSSVGLLSYETLVHAVAGAMGSVTAMTVFFPLDTARIRLQVDENRKSQSTPVILAEIAKEEGILSLYRGWFPVISSLCCSNFVYFYTFNTLKRVMVSDRSKPSKDLLMGFISGAVNVLLTTPMWVVNTRLKLQGAKFRNEELHQTHYKGIFDAFSQIIANEGVGTLWNGTLPSLVLVFNPAVQFMFYEAMKRRAGRGGRKISSFEIFLIGAIAKAIATTATYPLQTVQAILRFGQYKSDGKGGLAGSLKNVVSLLMDRIKRHGPLGLYKGLEAKLLQTVLTAALMFVVYEKITAATFKLMGIQKKLKH